The following are encoded in a window of Kogia breviceps isolate mKogBre1 chromosome 10, mKogBre1 haplotype 1, whole genome shotgun sequence genomic DNA:
- the FOXQ1 gene encoding forkhead box protein Q1, producing MKLEVFGPREGLGDKPGSDLEGAGGRDAPSPLSAAGDDSLGSDGDCAANSPAAGEGAVALAGGGERSAGGEPGAAEAGAAAAGAAGGGAGARGKPYTRRPKPPYSYIALIAMAIRDSAGGRLTLAEINEYLMGKFPFFRGSYTGWRNSVRHNLSLNDCFVKVLRDPSRPWGKDNYWMLNPSSEYTFADGVFRRRRKRLSHRATAPGPGPRPPDAAPPPPAPAAPAPATPRASSPARPEGRASPAGRFSGPFAIDSILSKPFRSRRSGDAGPGTRPPWGAAPCPLPPAYPALLPGAPAGALLPLGAFGAAEPPRLGARGAEAPTLLLAPLAAPAPAPAKPLRGPAACAHLYCPVRLPDALHAASARAPGPHLPGPPETLLA from the coding sequence ATGAAGCTGGAGGTGTTCGGGCCCCGCGAGGGCCTCGGGGACAAGCCGGGGAGTGACCTGGAGGGGGCGGGCGGCCGCGACGCGCCGTCTCCGCTGTCGGCCGCGGGCGACGACTCCCTGGGTTCGGACGGGGACTGCGCGGCCAACAGCCCTGCGGCGGGCGAAGGCGCCGTGGCGCTGGCGGGCGGCGGCGAGCGGAGCGCGGGCGGAGAGCCGGGCGCGGCGgaggcgggcgcggcggcggcgggggccgcGGGCGGCGGCGCGGGCGCGCGCGGTAAGCCGTACACGCGGCGGCCCAAGCCCCCGTACTCGTACATCGCGCTCATCGCCATGGCCATCCGCGACTCGGCGGGCGGGCGCCTGACGCTGGCCGAGATCAACGAGTACCTCATGGGCAAGTTCCCGTTCTTCCGCGGCAGCTACACTGGCTGGCGCAACTCCGTGCGTCACAACCTCTCGCTCAACGACTGCTTCGTCAAGGTGCTGCGCGACCCTTCGCGGCCCTGGGGCAAGGACAACTACTGGATGCTTAACCCCAGCAGCGAGTACACCTTCGCCGACGGGGTCTTCCGCCGCCGCCGCAAGCGCCTCAGCCACCGGGCGACGGCCCCGGGCCCCGGGCCGCGGCCCCCGGACGCCGCGCCTccgccgccggcgcccgccgcccCGGCGCCGGCCACGCCCCGCGCGAGCTCGCCCGCTCGGCCCGAGGGGCGCGCCAGTCCGGCGGGCAGGTTCTCCGGCCCCTTCGCCATCGACAGCATCCTCAGCAAGCCCTTCCGCAGCCGCCGCTCCGGGGACGCGGGCCCCGGGACGCGCCCGCCGTGGGGCGCGGCTCCCTGCCCGCTGCCGCCCGCCTATCCCGCGCTGCTTCCGGGCGCGCCCGCCGGGGCCCTGCTGCCGCTCGGCGCGTTCGGCGCGGCCGAGCCGCCGCGGCTGGGCGCGCGCGGAGCCGAGGCGCCGACCCTCCTGCTCGCGCCCCTGgccgccccggccccggcccccgccAAGCCGCTCCGGGGCCCGGCCGCCTGCGCGCACCTGTACTGCCCCGTGCGGCTGCCCGACGCCCTGCACGCGGCCTCGGCCCGCGCGCCGGGCCCGCACCTGCCCGGCCCGCCCGAGACGCTCCTGGCCTGA